The genomic segment CCTTCTAATATGTGAATAGCTCAAACCTGTCTTTTCTTCAAGATGTTGAATATCAAAATTACTATTAATGAAATTATCTTGTATGACTTGAATGACCTTATGTGTATTACTATCATTAAAGGTGTTTTGCATATATGTGATGATGCTTGCATAAAAATGACGTAACACTTGATGTATATCTTCAAGAGTTTCTTGTTCCAATATCTTACGATTAATATCAAAATTATCGCCAAAGACTTTTGGTAAACTTACACCCATTTGGGTTAAGAATTCAACGGTGTGACCAATAATGGTAAAGTAAACTTGTAAAATATTATCGTATCCAATGCTTTGACTATCTTTTATATCGTAATAGCTTTCTAAAAGAAGCTCATTGATCTTAACTTCATCATTATCCTTCAAATAATTAATCAACAGATTATCCTTACCAAAAGCATAATACTCAAACTCATCTTTCTGCAACTCATGATAAAATAGATTACAATTAACCCCATAGGTAATACGATAATTTAAGGCTTCCAAAGCTTCTAAGTAGGAAGCATTAACATTCTCATGAATATTCCCTACAGCCACTGATGTAGTAAATTGCTTGATAATGGATAGTTGCTGATGAATATGTTCAATAAGTCTTTTTAGTTCACCATAACCATAATTTTTAGGGACAGATATGATAATTCCAACCTTATCGTTTTCCAATAAGGTTCCCCTACAAGGATAGTGAGTATCAATGACTTTCTCTGAAGTCCTTCTTACTAGCTCTTTATAGAGATAGCGTTCATTGGTTGAATAAGTCTTAGACAAATTCTTATAGTGATCTATTGATATAATCAGCGCTACGTAGCTACCATAATCATCTACTAAAAGGGATGGACTAATGGGTTTATAACCTCTTAAGATATCTTGAACTTCCTTTTGCATCATATCTTTCTTATTGGATTCAAAGAGTTGACTGAGTTGATTTTTCTCTTTAATGATAGAGTGAATCATGTCATTGATAATACGTAACTCATTTTTACTTTCACTCTTATGTATATCAGTCTTCAAAACTGCTAGTGTATTTTTGATAGGTTGATAAAAGCGTTTAGTCACAATATAAGATAATAAAAGACCAAAGCTGGTAATCACCAATCCTAAGATAATTACCAAATATCTGAATTGATAAGTACTTTTCAGTAATTCCTGTATAGCAGTATATTTAATAAAAATCAAATTATGATCCGATGAAAAGGCATAGGATAATATATACCTTTCTCCCATGATATTTTTTGTAAAATAACCGTGACTTTCTTGCAATTGCTCTTGGTTTTCCTCCTCAAAAGCTTGAAGTACTTCAAGGCTCTCTTTATTTTTTTGTGTTATCATTTTCCCATTTTTATTAATGATAATAAAATTGTTTTCATCTCCCTCTAGATTATTGGTAGGTATAAGATTTTCATCATAGATATTGATGGCAACAGCTCCTTTTAATTGCTTATTGGGATAAATATCAAAAGGATAAATAAAAGTAACAATTTGAGAGTTATAATCTGTGGTAACCTTCCATGGCATATTCTTTTCTTTTAAATAACCATCATCTACTGATTTACGCGATGCTGTCATTTGCATGGTATACTTATTTTCCTCATATAGATTAATCCAATCAGTATAGTAGAAATCACTTCGCTCATCAAAACCATCTGAAGAGGATATGATATGGTCTGTATTGGCGTT from the Vallitalea okinawensis genome contains:
- a CDS encoding helix-turn-helix domain-containing protein, with translation MGGSILHKLFFGFVLFLIIPVVVLTSFFNFGMMRFFSEELSNADATSLYLLQNNSDDIMNEVKNTFVLIASHDKVVDMFKNDHQIRSYEYVYSCSEIMDLLYELSSYNNNIHSIYLYNANTDHIISSSDGFDERSDFYYTDWINLYEENKYTMQMTASRKSVDDGYLKEKNMPWKVTTDYNSQIVTFIYPFDIYPNKQLKGAVAINIYDENLIPTNNLEGDENNFIIINKNGKMITQKNKESLEVLQAFEEENQEQLQESHGYFTKNIMGERYILSYAFSSDHNLIFIKYTAIQELLKSTYQFRYLVIILGLVITSFGLLLSYIVTKRFYQPIKNTLAVLKTDIHKSESKNELRIINDMIHSIIKEKNQLSQLFESNKKDMMQKEVQDILRGYKPISPSLLVDDYGSYVALIISIDHYKNLSKTYSTNERYLYKELVRRTSEKVIDTHYPCRGTLLENDKVGIIISVPKNYGYGELKRLIEHIHQQLSIIKQFTTSVAVGNIHENVNASYLEALEALNYRITYGVNCNLFYHELQKDEFEYYAFGKDNLLINYLKDNDEVKINELLLESYYDIKDSQSIGYDNILQVYFTIIGHTVEFLTQMGVSLPKVFGDNFDINRKILEQETLEDIHQVLRHFYASIITYMQNTFNDSNTHKVIQVIQDNFINSNFDIQHLEEKTGLSYSHIRRIVKENTGMTYVYYINMLRIEEVKNYLETSDLSIREIAEKVGYNNHQSLSRFFKKFEGITPGEYRKKAKSSSE